Proteins found in one Amycolatopsis aidingensis genomic segment:
- a CDS encoding multicopper oxidase domain-containing protein: MSEPLDLRPPGRPPRGFKGPFIAWGNLLVLAWLAVAVLLFAVHRELGLPVWLPLHAFLLGSLTNAIVVWSMHFVVALCRVPSPSPRRMGFGLGALNVSVLLVLLGVGTGVHWVAGTGAAGITVLATVHAIHLLRLRRHALTGGYGYLVGYYAAAAVALAIGGTLGGALTAGGMGLYARLLPAHAHLNLFGWLGLSVLGTLFTLWPTALRTRMPADSMRLARRVLPLLLAGLAAMTAGFVLASAWTVLAGLVAYAIAAGVSLAPFELAMLRQRPRRPAPWMLAAASFWFVAAVLIEAGLLLGAGKPDAPAMVVGDLLPVLVVGFGAQILTGALTQLLPVVLGRGPAEHKRVAAVLGRAWQVRVIGGNVAAVLVAVDLPTPLPSLGWVLAAICFGAFVLLAMSVTVPVVVRGALPASNHGGATTIGIAVGLAATVGAVLLGAGGAPGSPEPSSAAPVRTVQVELAEMRIDPPVVRVPPGTRLMLRVVNNGAAPHDLRLANGARTDRLGSGDSELLDAGVIDGTVDGWCTITGHRAAGMTMTIRPAGDGRAGPEGIDPAARPGPGWRPRDAALPPADAGTLHRVELRVSETELELAPGHRQRRWTFGGTTPGPTLRGEVGDRFEITLVNDGSLGHGVDFHAGALAPEEPMRTIAPGERLVYRFTARRAGAWLYHCSATPMSQHIANGMYGAVIIDPPRLPPVDREYLLVGAQLYAGEPGSDPQVAKIDAGAPDGWQFNGTAGQYVHAPLAARAGERVRFWVVNAGPGGTLSFHVVGGQFDTVYREGAWALRPGADGGAQTLGLAPAQGGFAELTFPEPGRYPFVDHDMRHAEGGARGFVDVVP, translated from the coding sequence ATGAGTGAACCACTCGACCTGCGCCCGCCGGGAAGGCCGCCGCGCGGTTTCAAGGGCCCGTTCATCGCATGGGGCAACCTACTGGTGCTGGCCTGGCTCGCGGTCGCGGTGCTGTTGTTTGCCGTGCATCGGGAACTCGGCCTGCCGGTATGGCTCCCGTTACATGCCTTTCTGCTCGGCTCACTGACCAACGCGATCGTCGTCTGGTCCATGCACTTCGTGGTGGCACTGTGCCGTGTGCCGTCCCCTTCACCGCGGCGGATGGGTTTCGGGCTGGGCGCGTTGAACGTCTCCGTGCTGCTGGTGCTGCTCGGGGTCGGTACCGGGGTGCACTGGGTGGCTGGTACCGGTGCCGCCGGGATCACCGTGCTGGCCACGGTGCACGCGATACACCTGCTGCGGCTCCGGCGGCATGCGCTGACCGGCGGATACGGGTACCTGGTCGGGTACTACGCGGCCGCCGCGGTCGCACTGGCCATCGGTGGCACCCTGGGCGGCGCGCTGACCGCGGGCGGGATGGGGCTGTACGCCCGCCTGCTACCCGCGCACGCGCACCTCAACCTGTTCGGCTGGCTCGGCCTTTCGGTACTGGGCACGCTGTTCACCCTCTGGCCCACCGCGCTGCGCACCCGGATGCCCGCGGACTCGATGCGGCTGGCTCGGCGGGTGCTACCGCTGCTTCTCGCCGGCCTGGCCGCCATGACCGCCGGTTTCGTGCTTGCCAGTGCCTGGACCGTGCTGGCCGGCCTGGTCGCCTACGCGATCGCCGCCGGTGTGAGCCTGGCCCCGTTCGAGCTCGCCATGCTGCGACAGCGCCCGCGCAGGCCCGCGCCGTGGATGCTGGCCGCTGCCTCGTTCTGGTTCGTCGCGGCGGTCCTGATCGAAGCGGGTCTGCTGCTCGGCGCGGGGAAACCGGATGCCCCGGCCATGGTCGTCGGTGACCTGCTGCCCGTGCTGGTCGTCGGATTCGGGGCACAGATCCTGACCGGTGCGCTGACCCAGCTGCTCCCGGTCGTGCTCGGTCGGGGTCCCGCCGAGCACAAGCGGGTCGCCGCGGTGCTCGGCCGCGCCTGGCAGGTGCGGGTGATCGGCGGAAACGTGGCGGCGGTGCTGGTTGCCGTTGACCTGCCCACCCCGCTGCCGTCGCTGGGCTGGGTCCTTGCCGCGATCTGCTTCGGTGCCTTCGTGCTGCTGGCGATGTCGGTGACCGTGCCGGTCGTCGTCCGTGGGGCGCTGCCCGCGTCGAACCATGGAGGGGCGACGACGATCGGCATCGCGGTCGGGCTGGCCGCGACGGTCGGCGCGGTGCTGCTCGGGGCAGGCGGTGCCCCCGGCTCCCCGGAACCGTCCTCGGCTGCCCCGGTGCGTACCGTGCAGGTCGAGTTGGCGGAGATGCGTATCGACCCGCCCGTGGTGCGGGTGCCGCCCGGCACCCGCTTGATGCTGCGCGTGGTCAACAACGGCGCCGCGCCACATGACCTCCGGCTGGCCAACGGCGCGCGCACCGACCGGCTCGGGAGCGGGGACAGCGAGCTACTGGACGCCGGCGTGATCGACGGCACGGTCGATGGCTGGTGCACGATCACCGGCCACCGCGCGGCCGGGATGACCATGACGATCCGGCCCGCGGGGGACGGGCGAGCCGGGCCCGAGGGCATCGACCCGGCGGCCCGGCCCGGCCCCGGCTGGCGCCCCCGGGACGCCGCGCTGCCTCCCGCGGACGCGGGCACGCTGCACCGGGTCGAGCTGCGGGTGTCCGAGACGGAGCTGGAGCTCGCTCCCGGTCACCGGCAGCGCAGGTGGACCTTCGGTGGGACCACACCCGGTCCCACGCTGCGCGGCGAGGTCGGCGACCGGTTCGAGATCACCCTCGTCAACGATGGTTCGCTCGGGCACGGCGTCGACTTCCACGCCGGAGCGCTCGCCCCGGAGGAGCCCATGCGCACGATTGCGCCGGGGGAACGCCTTGTCTACCGCTTCACCGCGCGCCGGGCCGGTGCGTGGCTGTACCACTGCTCGGCCACCCCGATGTCCCAGCACATCGCGAACGGCATGTACGGCGCGGTGATCATCGATCCGCCCCGGCTGCCGCCCGTGGACCGGGAGTACCTGCTGGTCGGAGCGCAGCTCTACGCCGGAGAGCCAGGAAGTGACCCGCAGGTCGCGAAGATCGACGCGGGAGCACCGGATGGCTGGCAGTTCAACGGAACGGCGGGGCAGTACGTGCACGCACCGCTCGCGGCGAGGGCGGGGGAGCGGGTGCGGTTCTGGGTGGTCAACGCGGGTCCCGGTGGCACGCTGAGCTTTCACGTGGTCGGCGGCCAGTTCGACACGGTGTATCGCGAGGGAGCCTGGGCGTTGCGCCCCGGCGCGGACGGCGGAGCCCAGACCTTGGGTCTCGCCCCGGCGCAGGGCGGGTTCGCCGAGCTGACCTTCCCCGAGCCGGGGCGTTACCCCTTCGTGGACCACGACATGCGGCATGCCGAGGGCGGGGCGCGAGGATTCGTGGACGTGGTTCCGTGA
- a CDS encoding baeRF3 domain-containing protein, producing MDLLSRAELDLLIRQPPAPSVSVYLPTHRSGSATGQDPIRLRNLLDSARAELLGTGLRGARIADILRPANELVANAGFWRHQSDGLALFLRAGWARWFRLPRAFAERVLVADRFHISPLLPLLTEDGRFLVLALSENQTRLLSGTRDRIHQVAVPDLPHGIAGALRFDQPGREHGFHTGERFGLRVRTIQHGQGVGAELENERLHRYLRIVDKALRGSLPSERVPLVLAGVDRIRAAYRGLTSYPHVLREGIEGSPDRLTAAELHARAWALVEPLFASRAAEAAAAFRAAEGTDLALDRQAEVLAAAESGRIAVLFLPEGADPALEPAVVGTLRTGGTVYPGAPGRSTVAALLRY from the coding sequence GTGGACCTGCTTTCCCGCGCGGAGCTGGACCTGCTGATCAGGCAGCCACCGGCACCCAGCGTGTCGGTCTACCTGCCGACACACCGCAGCGGATCGGCGACCGGACAGGACCCCATCCGGCTGCGTAACCTCCTCGACAGCGCGCGCGCAGAACTGCTCGGCACGGGGCTGCGGGGAGCACGGATCGCGGACATCCTGCGGCCGGCGAACGAGCTGGTGGCGAACGCCGGTTTCTGGCGGCACCAAAGTGATGGGCTCGCGTTGTTCCTGCGCGCGGGCTGGGCCCGCTGGTTCCGCCTGCCACGCGCCTTCGCCGAGCGGGTGCTCGTGGCCGACCGCTTCCACATCTCCCCGCTGCTTCCCCTGCTCACCGAGGACGGGCGCTTCCTCGTGCTGGCGCTGAGCGAGAACCAGACCAGGCTGCTGTCCGGGACGCGAGACCGGATACACCAGGTCGCGGTACCGGACCTGCCACACGGGATCGCCGGGGCACTGCGGTTCGACCAGCCGGGGCGTGAGCACGGGTTCCACACCGGGGAGCGGTTCGGACTGCGGGTGCGGACGATCCAGCACGGCCAGGGCGTCGGTGCCGAACTCGAGAACGAACGCTTGCACCGATACCTACGGATCGTGGACAAGGCACTGCGTGGCAGCCTGCCCAGCGAACGAGTGCCCCTCGTACTGGCCGGGGTAGACCGGATCAGGGCCGCCTACCGCGGACTCACCAGCTACCCGCACGTGCTGCGCGAAGGTATCGAGGGCAGCCCGGACAGGTTGACGGCCGCCGAACTGCACGCACGGGCATGGGCACTGGTGGAACCGCTTTTCGCCAGCCGCGCCGCCGAGGCGGCGGCCGCCTTCCGCGCCGCGGAAGGTACCGACCTCGCCCTCGACCGGCAGGCCGAGGTGCTCGCGGCGGCCGAGTCCGGCCGGATAGCGGTGCTGTTCCTGCCGGAAGGCGCGGACCCGGCGCTGGAGCCCGCGGTGGTCGGCACGCTGCGCACCGGCGGCACCGTCTACCCCGGGGCACCGGGCCGATCCACGGTCGCCGCCCTGCTCCGTTACTGA
- a CDS encoding class I SAM-dependent methyltransferase, protein MSSVSRQEKLRRYWDRHSRSYDQQMAFADRKFFGDTRQWICDQARGEVLEVAVGTGLNLHRYPEDVRLTGIDFSPAMLEQARMRAERAGSAADLRLGDAQELEFPDASFDTVVCTFSLCAVPDDRVAVGQMWRVLRPGGLLLLADHVVSTALFARAVQRLLEVVSVPVGGENFRRRPLLHVREQGFDIERHERFKLGIVERLAARKPA, encoded by the coding sequence ATGTCCAGCGTCTCGAGGCAGGAGAAGCTGCGCCGGTACTGGGATCGGCACTCCCGGTCCTACGACCAGCAAATGGCCTTCGCCGACCGGAAGTTCTTCGGGGACACCAGACAGTGGATCTGTGACCAGGCGCGCGGCGAGGTGCTCGAGGTGGCCGTTGGCACCGGCCTGAACCTGCACCGGTACCCCGAGGACGTGCGGCTCACCGGCATCGACTTCAGCCCCGCCATGCTGGAGCAGGCACGCATGCGGGCGGAGCGGGCCGGGTCGGCGGCCGACCTGCGCCTCGGGGACGCCCAGGAGCTGGAGTTCCCCGACGCCTCCTTCGACACCGTGGTCTGCACCTTCTCGCTGTGCGCGGTGCCGGACGACCGGGTGGCCGTCGGGCAGATGTGGCGGGTACTGCGCCCCGGCGGGCTGTTGCTGCTCGCCGACCATGTGGTGAGCACCGCGCTGTTCGCCCGCGCCGTACAACGCCTGCTGGAGGTGGTGTCCGTTCCGGTCGGCGGGGAGAACTTCCGGCGCAGGCCACTGTTGCACGTGCGCGAGCAGGGCTTCGACATCGAGCGGCACGAGCGCTTCAAGCTCGGCATCGTGGAACGTCTCGCCGCCCGCAAACCCGCCTGA
- a CDS encoding helix-turn-helix transcriptional regulator produces the protein MEAGAVTTNMPARMLRLLSLLQGRREWSGAELAERLGVAGRTVRRDIERLRELGYPVEGTTGTAGGYRLASGKNLPPLLLDDEEAVAVAVGLRTATSGVSGIEESSVRALAKLEQVLPSRLRQRVTTLGEATVHLQPRSGPRVDPAILTVLAVACRDRELLSFDYRSRDEEVSGRRAEPHHLVTVYGRWYLVAFDRGREDWRTFRVDRVAAPVPSGRRFEPRPLPAGDPAGYVAESIAAAPYRYAAVVTVRAPAEQVSAALYAPLPRKVEPLGERECRLRLGADSLAEVFWQLAGVLGMGAGFTVEGSAEVLDYLRAAGQRLSGSVPG, from the coding sequence ATGGAGGCTGGAGCTGTGACGACCAACATGCCCGCCCGGATGCTGCGCCTGCTGTCCCTGCTGCAGGGCAGGCGCGAATGGTCGGGTGCCGAACTGGCCGAACGGCTCGGCGTGGCCGGGCGCACCGTACGGCGGGATATCGAGCGGCTGCGCGAGCTGGGCTACCCGGTCGAGGGCACCACCGGCACCGCGGGCGGCTACCGGCTGGCCTCCGGCAAGAACCTGCCCCCGCTGCTGCTTGACGACGAGGAGGCGGTGGCCGTCGCGGTCGGGCTGCGCACCGCGACGAGCGGGGTGAGCGGGATCGAGGAATCCTCGGTGCGGGCGCTGGCGAAACTGGAACAGGTGCTGCCGAGCAGGCTGCGCCAGCGGGTCACCACCCTCGGCGAGGCCACCGTCCACCTGCAGCCGCGCTCCGGCCCCCGGGTGGACCCGGCGATCCTGACCGTGCTGGCGGTGGCCTGCCGGGACCGGGAGCTGCTTTCCTTCGACTACCGCTCCCGGGACGAGGAGGTCAGCGGCCGCCGGGCCGAGCCGCATCACCTGGTGACCGTGTACGGGCGCTGGTACCTGGTCGCCTTCGATCGCGGCCGGGAGGACTGGCGCACCTTCCGGGTGGACCGGGTCGCCGCGCCGGTGCCTTCCGGGCGGAGGTTCGAGCCACGCCCGCTGCCGGCCGGGGACCCGGCGGGCTATGTCGCGGAGTCCATCGCGGCCGCGCCCTACCGGTACGCGGCGGTGGTGACCGTGCGGGCGCCTGCCGAGCAGGTGTCCGCCGCGCTGTACGCCCCGCTACCCCGCAAGGTCGAGCCGCTCGGCGAGCGCGAGTGCCGGTTGCGGCTCGGCGCCGACTCGCTGGCCGAGGTCTTCTGGCAGCTGGCAGGCGTACTCGGCATGGGCGCCGGGTTCACCGTCGAGGGCTCCGCCGAGGTGCTGGACTACCTCCGCGCGGCTGGCCAGCGGCTCAGCGGCTCCGTACCCGGATAA
- a CDS encoding FAD-binding oxidoreductase has translation MSDVGTVAVDVSALTGAVRGPVAVPGDEGYDAGRSAFQTAAWHRPDVVVSATGPADVRAAVAFAMEHGLAVAVQATGHGMPVAAEGGLLIDTSRMTGLRVDPDTGSAWLAAGVRWDQVIHEAAPYGLAPLSGSAGHVGAVSYTLGGGAGLLSRRYGYAADHVLAVEVVTPDARARRVTAESDPDLFWALRGGRGNFGVVTGIEIDLLPVARLYGGGLYFAADLIPRVLTAWRELTARAPEELTSSVAIIPFPDLEGVPEALRGRLLAHVRVAFLGPAGQAERLLGPLRALGPEPVGGLRDMPYSESGTIHSEPPVPMPYHASHALLPELDDAAIDAVLEVAGPDAPRPQIAELRHFGGAMARQPAVPNPVGHRAARYIASTLSAVDSAGLDAVRPLHQRFLDALAPRSLGSCLNFLYGERAGVERVREAYEPADYRRLAELKARYDPDNLFRLNHNIPPA, from the coding sequence ATGAGCGACGTCGGCACGGTAGCGGTGGACGTGAGTGCACTGACCGGCGCGGTGCGTGGCCCGGTGGCGGTGCCGGGGGACGAGGGGTACGACGCCGGTCGCTCCGCCTTCCAGACCGCGGCCTGGCACCGGCCGGACGTGGTGGTGAGCGCCACCGGCCCCGCGGATGTGCGGGCCGCGGTGGCCTTCGCGATGGAGCACGGGCTGGCGGTGGCGGTGCAGGCCACCGGGCACGGGATGCCGGTGGCGGCCGAAGGTGGGCTGCTGATCGACACCAGCCGGATGACCGGCCTCCGGGTGGATCCGGACACGGGTTCCGCCTGGCTGGCCGCCGGGGTGCGGTGGGACCAGGTGATCCACGAGGCCGCCCCGTACGGGCTGGCGCCGCTGTCCGGCAGCGCCGGGCATGTCGGTGCGGTCTCCTACACCCTCGGTGGCGGCGCCGGCCTGCTGAGCAGGCGGTATGGCTACGCGGCCGACCACGTCCTTGCCGTGGAGGTGGTCACCCCGGACGCGCGGGCGCGCAGGGTCACCGCGGAGTCGGATCCGGACCTGTTCTGGGCGCTGCGGGGCGGGCGCGGCAATTTCGGCGTCGTCACCGGGATCGAGATCGACCTGCTGCCGGTCGCCCGGCTCTACGGGGGCGGGCTGTACTTCGCAGCCGACCTGATCCCCCGGGTGCTGACCGCATGGCGGGAGCTGACCGCGAGGGCCCCGGAGGAACTGACCTCCTCGGTGGCGATCATCCCGTTCCCCGATCTGGAAGGGGTTCCCGAGGCGTTGCGCGGCAGGCTGCTCGCCCATGTCCGGGTCGCCTTCCTCGGTCCGGCCGGGCAGGCCGAGCGGCTGCTCGGGCCGTTGCGCGCGCTCGGCCCGGAGCCGGTCGGCGGACTGCGGGACATGCCGTACTCCGAGTCCGGAACCATCCACAGTGAACCACCGGTTCCGATGCCCTATCACGCCAGCCATGCCCTGCTGCCCGAACTGGATGACGCCGCCATCGACGCGGTGCTCGAGGTCGCCGGTCCGGACGCGCCGCGTCCGCAGATCGCCGAACTGCGGCATTTCGGCGGGGCCATGGCTCGCCAGCCGGCGGTCCCGAACCCGGTCGGGCACCGGGCAGCGCGCTATATCGCGAGCACACTGTCCGCGGTGGACTCGGCCGGGCTGGACGCCGTACGCCCGCTGCACCAGCGCTTCCTGGACGCGCTGGCCCCGCGCAGCCTCGGCAGCTGCCTGAACTTCCTCTACGGCGAACGGGCCGGGGTCGAGCGGGTGCGCGAGGCCTATGAACCGGCGGACTACCGGCGGCTGGCCGAGCTCAAGGCCAGGTACGACCCGGACAATCTGTTCCGGCTCAACCACAACATCCCGCCTGCCTGA
- a CDS encoding ferredoxin codes for MSFERFRSGPRISVDNDRCELYAICQAEAPGLFELGTDGRLRYRRRLTERDYAAAAAAARCCPMQAISLRGLPGDRDIELTGRPEDSAPRRTRPPRQR; via the coding sequence GTGAGCTTCGAACGTTTTCGCAGTGGGCCGCGGATCAGCGTGGACAACGACCGGTGCGAGCTGTACGCGATCTGCCAGGCCGAGGCGCCCGGGCTGTTCGAACTGGGCACCGACGGGCGGCTGCGCTACCGGCGCAGGCTGACGGAGCGGGACTACGCGGCGGCGGCCGCGGCGGCACGCTGCTGCCCGATGCAGGCGATCTCGCTGCGCGGCCTCCCAGGGGACCGCGATATCGAACTCACCGGCAGGCCGGAGGACTCCGCGCCGCGGCGGACGCGACCGCCGCGGCAGCGGTGA
- a CDS encoding ferric reductase-like transmembrane domain-containing protein, which yields MGVLADSLSPALVSAAPAGTGVRGVAALSARVAYAFMCLTLCWGVLTTTGWAHRLAGRRTVRGGHLVLATITLCFGTIHALSYRFLGPDSLGLPTLMVPLLPGSLLRHTLGVVGLQLMLAIALTAGLYRWTAYRRWIWLHRTAYLAFLLLVLHSLFGAIAGGSLAVLWLGGTTLLVPAVTLAALRFLPTRTLKRFGILEERV from the coding sequence GTGGGCGTTCTTGCTGACAGCCTCTCCCCTGCCCTGGTGTCCGCCGCACCGGCGGGCACCGGGGTCAGGGGTGTCGCGGCGCTGTCCGCACGGGTCGCCTACGCGTTCATGTGCCTGACCCTGTGCTGGGGAGTGCTCACCACGACCGGCTGGGCACACCGGCTCGCCGGTCGCCGGACCGTGCGCGGCGGGCACCTGGTGCTGGCCACCATCACGCTGTGCTTCGGCACTATTCACGCACTGAGCTACCGCTTCCTCGGGCCCGATTCGCTCGGCCTGCCGACCTTGATGGTGCCGCTGCTGCCGGGAAGCCTGCTGCGGCACACGCTCGGCGTGGTGGGGCTACAGCTGATGCTGGCCATCGCCCTGACCGCGGGGCTGTACCGGTGGACCGCCTATCGCCGCTGGATCTGGCTGCACCGCACCGCGTATCTCGCGTTCCTGCTGCTGGTGCTGCACTCGCTGTTCGGCGCGATCGCGGGCGGCAGCCTGGCGGTGCTGTGGCTGGGCGGGACCACCCTGCTGGTGCCCGCGGTGACCCTGGCGGCGCTGCGGTTCCTGCCGACACGGACCTTGAAAAGATTCGGGATTCTCGAGGAGCGGGTGTGA
- a CDS encoding DUF1996 domain-containing protein: MALHKTPSRKRKRLIAGMIAGLMTVGAAVGVATASAHGGFYYTGGGSDRGDRSDRDRDRGGDRDRDRDQDDQSPEEDLLAPPSEDFYVDIQDVEPNAGDLELAASPGRFVTRCGRNEERHLNSANVVISPGVFNGAQHVHDYVGNLTTTEKSDNRSLAAGDTTCRFGDRSTYYWPVVRELGVQGADQNQPGGAVDGNVGRILTPAEVTVEFRGNAEDKVSPMPRFLRGVTGDAKAVTNGDDNVNAQWTCTGFEDRRTTQYPICPEGSSLMRILDFPGCWDGENTDSDNHRDHLRFAEQDGECPRGTRAVPQLRYTLVYDAPNEVQGFALDSFPEEAHNPKTDHAAFINVMPRRLMNFAVRCINSGRSC, from the coding sequence ATGGCACTGCACAAGACGCCAAGCCGCAAACGTAAACGGCTCATCGCCGGCATGATCGCCGGGTTGATGACGGTCGGCGCCGCCGTCGGCGTGGCCACCGCGTCGGCGCACGGCGGCTTCTACTACACCGGTGGTGGATCCGACCGTGGTGACCGATCCGACCGGGACCGGGACCGTGGTGGAGATCGCGACCGGGACCGCGACCAGGACGATCAGTCACCCGAGGAGGATCTGCTCGCACCGCCTTCGGAGGACTTCTACGTCGACATCCAGGACGTCGAGCCGAATGCCGGAGACCTGGAACTCGCTGCGTCCCCCGGCAGGTTCGTCACCCGGTGCGGCCGCAACGAGGAAAGGCATCTGAACTCGGCCAACGTCGTGATCAGTCCCGGTGTCTTCAACGGCGCACAGCATGTGCACGACTACGTCGGCAACCTCACCACCACCGAGAAGTCCGACAACCGCAGCCTGGCCGCGGGCGACACCACCTGCCGGTTCGGCGATCGCTCCACCTACTACTGGCCGGTGGTACGCGAGCTCGGAGTGCAGGGCGCCGACCAGAACCAGCCGGGCGGCGCGGTGGACGGCAACGTGGGCAGGATCCTGACCCCGGCCGAGGTCACCGTGGAGTTCCGCGGTAACGCGGAGGACAAGGTCTCCCCCATGCCCCGCTTCCTCCGCGGTGTCACCGGTGACGCCAAGGCCGTCACCAACGGTGACGACAACGTGAACGCGCAGTGGACCTGCACCGGCTTCGAGGACCGGCGGACGACCCAGTACCCGATCTGCCCCGAAGGCAGCAGTCTGATGCGTATCCTGGACTTCCCTGGCTGCTGGGACGGCGAGAACACCGACAGCGACAACCACCGGGATCACCTCCGGTTCGCCGAGCAGGACGGTGAGTGCCCGCGTGGCACCAGGGCGGTGCCACAGCTGCGCTACACGCTGGTCTACGACGCGCCGAACGAGGTGCAGGGCTTCGCCCTGGACTCCTTCCCCGAAGAGGCGCACAACCCCAAGACCGATCATGCTGCCTTCATCAACGTCATGCCGCGGCGACTCATGAACTTCGCCGTGAGGTGCATCAACAGTGGGCGTTCTTGCTGA
- a CDS encoding cytochrome P450, translated as MPAPPVAAGAVPLLGHLHRLRRDRLGFLDGLRAQGPVVRIKLGPRPIWVVTEPAATREVLVVQAKWFDKGEGGRQLRPLVGDGLGTSEGETHRRQRLLMQPAFHRERIAAYAAAMRQQAEVTARGWQEGRPIDVRAEMYGLILGITSRALLSSALDADLHAEVRQGFPVALRAVQGRMFNPVKAVTGRLPTRHNRAEARLRARLHGVVDAAIARYRRSGERHPDLLSTLLTARDAETGATLSDRELRDQVMTMLFAGGETATSALAWSFHELARHPEIEVRLHAEVDEVLDGRPAEYADLPRLAFTGRVITEVLRHYPPAWIITRRAVTETELHGLRVPAGSAVLVSPYVLQHDPALFAQPWRFDPDRWLPERAAGVPKGAFIPFGAGTRKCIGDDFAVTETTLALATLAARWRLRPVPGPPVRPRPAMTLLPGNLRMCPERR; from the coding sequence GTGCCTGCTCCGCCGGTGGCCGCCGGGGCGGTGCCGTTGCTCGGACATCTGCACCGGCTACGGCGGGATCGGCTGGGATTCCTGGACGGCCTGCGCGCGCAGGGCCCGGTGGTCCGGATCAAGCTGGGTCCGCGGCCGATCTGGGTGGTCACCGAACCGGCCGCGACCCGCGAGGTCCTCGTCGTCCAGGCGAAGTGGTTCGACAAGGGGGAGGGCGGCAGGCAGCTACGGCCGTTGGTCGGGGACGGCCTCGGCACCTCGGAAGGGGAGACCCACCGCAGGCAGCGGTTGCTGATGCAGCCCGCGTTCCACCGGGAGCGGATCGCCGCCTACGCCGCCGCCATGCGGCAGCAGGCCGAGGTCACGGCGCGGGGCTGGCAGGAGGGCAGGCCGATCGATGTCCGCGCGGAGATGTACGGGCTCATCCTCGGGATCACCTCCCGTGCGCTGCTGTCCTCCGCGCTGGACGCCGACCTGCATGCCGAGGTACGGCAGGGTTTCCCGGTGGCGCTGCGTGCGGTGCAAGGCCGGATGTTCAACCCGGTGAAGGCGGTCACCGGCAGGCTGCCGACCCGGCACAACCGCGCCGAGGCGCGCCTGCGCGCCCGGTTACACGGGGTGGTGGATGCCGCCATCGCGCGTTACCGCCGCTCCGGGGAGCGGCACCCGGATCTGCTTTCCACCCTGCTTACCGCGCGGGACGCCGAGACCGGGGCCACGCTGTCCGACCGCGAGCTGCGCGACCAGGTGATGACCATGCTCTTTGCCGGTGGTGAGACCGCGACCAGCGCGCTGGCCTGGTCCTTCCACGAGCTGGCGCGACATCCGGAAATCGAGGTCCGGCTGCACGCGGAGGTGGACGAGGTGCTGGACGGCCGCCCGGCGGAATACGCGGACCTGCCCCGGCTGGCGTTCACCGGGCGGGTGATCACCGAGGTGCTGCGGCACTACCCACCAGCCTGGATCATCACCCGCAGGGCGGTCACCGAGACCGAACTGCATGGTTTGCGCGTGCCCGCGGGCAGCGCGGTGCTGGTCAGCCCGTACGTCCTGCAGCACGATCCCGCGCTGTTCGCGCAGCCGTGGCGCTTCGATCCGGACCGCTGGCTGCCGGAGCGCGCGGCCGGCGTGCCGAAGGGAGCGTTCATCCCGTTCGGAGCGGGTACGCGCAAGTGCATCGGGGACGACTTCGCGGTCACCGAAACCACGCTGGCGCTGGCCACCCTGGCCGCCCGCTGGCGGCTGCGGCCGGTGCCGGGGCCGCCGGTACGGCCACGGCCCGCCATGACGCTGCTACCCGGCAACCTGCGGATGTGCCCGGAACGCCGGTGA
- a CDS encoding heavy-metal-associated domain-containing protein, whose product MVETTYTVTGMTCQHCVKSVTEEVGEVRGVTAVSVDLPTGAVTVTSESEPDLAAVRAAVEEAGYQLATT is encoded by the coding sequence GTGGTCGAGACCACTTACACCGTGACCGGAATGACCTGCCAGCACTGCGTCAAGTCGGTGACCGAGGAAGTCGGCGAGGTGCGCGGGGTGACCGCGGTGTCGGTGGACCTGCCGACCGGTGCCGTCACCGTGACCAGCGAAAGCGAGCCGGACCTCGCCGCGGTGCGGGCCGCCGTGGAGGAGGCCGGATACCAGCTGGCCACCACATGA